One window from the genome of Sulfodiicoccus acidiphilus encodes:
- a CDS encoding type II toxin-antitoxin system VapC family toxin: MKDREFLFDASALYSLLDYADKVDIKKIHILTLTFYEVGNAIWKEYYIHKKVKDPITLSKLFYELMRRFNVVDDPPLEGVMRIAIERGLTYYDAAYAYVAESLGLILVSNDKELIRKANAISLKNLIKSM, from the coding sequence ATGAAAGATAGGGAATTCCTATTCGATGCCTCAGCTTTATATTCGCTTTTAGATTACGCGGATAAAGTAGATATTAAGAAAATTCACATACTCACCTTAACTTTTTATGAGGTAGGTAATGCTATATGGAAGGAGTATTATATACATAAGAAGGTTAAAGATCCTATAACACTTTCTAAACTTTTCTATGAATTAATGCGAAGGTTTAACGTAGTAGACGATCCGCCTCTTGAAGGGGTAATGAGAATTGCCATAGAAAGGGGTTTAACTTACTATGACGCGGCTTATGCATACGTTGCCGAATCTTTAGGGCTTATCCTTGTATCTAACGATAAAGAGTTAATAAGAAAAGCTAATGCTATTTCGTTAAAGAATTTGATAAAAAGTATGTAA
- a CDS encoding type II toxin-antitoxin system CcdA family antitoxin, which produces MSDVISVRVKKELKKKAEELGINIREVVEKALEESIMEKEKEELRDMAMKIKELMKDVSEDDWIRAVRESRDER; this is translated from the coding sequence ATGTCAGACGTAATAAGCGTAAGAGTTAAGAAAGAGCTAAAGAAGAAGGCAGAGGAGCTAGGAATTAATATTAGGGAAGTTGTAGAAAAGGCACTAGAGGAATCAATAATGGAGAAGGAAAAGGAAGAGCTTAGGGATATGGCTATGAAAATTAAGGAACTAATGAAGGATGTAAGCGAAGATGATTGGATAAGGGCTGTTAGGGAGAGTAGGGATGAAAGATAG
- a CDS encoding pyridoxal-phosphate dependent enzyme → MRCGTPREGLELRCKSCGGPLKVEVDFPHREKLRDNFPYVKEWISLGEFNTPLIWKGNLGFKLDFMNPTGSYKDRGAVTMISYLRDVGILEISEDSSGNAGSAVAAYGAAAGMRVRVYVPESAAGAKVRQIEAYGASVQRIPGSRDDVSRAASNAPAYYASHVLEPHFRDGIRSLAYELHYQSPQLDYVFLPVSAGTLLLGVWEGFQHLLREGKLNYPPKIVAVQTRQVSPLCSRKEGVTYTPPLKVTSVADALVSTNPVLIDFMVKAADLCVVVDEDEIVEAREKLAKMGLYVEYSSATVYAAYQKGIYEGKSVLVLTGHGLKNG, encoded by the coding sequence ATGAGGTGTGGGACCCCGCGGGAGGGGTTGGAGTTAAGATGCAAGTCCTGTGGGGGCCCCCTCAAGGTCGAGGTAGACTTCCCCCATAGGGAGAAGTTGAGGGACAACTTCCCTTACGTGAAGGAATGGATCAGCCTCGGGGAGTTCAACACGCCCTTAATATGGAAAGGGAACCTTGGCTTCAAACTCGACTTCATGAACCCGACCGGGTCCTACAAGGACAGAGGAGCGGTGACCATGATATCGTACCTCAGGGATGTCGGAATCCTAGAGATAAGTGAGGACTCCTCAGGTAACGCGGGCTCCGCCGTCGCTGCCTATGGTGCGGCTGCTGGTATGAGGGTCAGAGTCTATGTCCCAGAAAGCGCCGCCGGAGCCAAGGTGAGGCAGATCGAGGCCTATGGTGCTTCGGTCCAGAGGATTCCCGGTTCTAGGGACGACGTCTCTAGGGCAGCCTCCAACGCCCCCGCCTATTATGCATCTCACGTCCTAGAGCCACACTTTAGGGACGGAATAAGGTCCTTGGCGTACGAACTTCACTATCAGTCTCCTCAATTGGACTACGTTTTCCTACCCGTCTCGGCTGGCACCCTCCTCTTAGGGGTATGGGAGGGATTTCAGCACCTCCTTAGGGAGGGGAAGTTGAACTACCCTCCTAAGATAGTGGCAGTACAGACTAGGCAAGTGAGTCCCCTTTGCTCTAGGAAAGAGGGAGTGACCTACACACCGCCATTGAAGGTAACGTCAGTTGCCGACGCATTAGTAAGTACTAACCCCGTTCTCATAGACTTCATGGTGAAGGCGGCAGACCTCTGCGTCGTAGTAGACGAGGATGAGATAGTAGAGGCCAGAGAAAAATTGGCCAAAATGGGCCTATACGTTGAGTATAGTTCTGCCACGGTCTACGCAGCCTACCAGAAAGGGATATACGAAGGTAAGTCGGTATTGGTCCTCACTGGTCACGGTCTTAAGAACGGTTAA
- a CDS encoding sulfocyanin, with amino-acid sequence MVSKKGSTWLKVVIIALTVLILAVGGAFMAVALSHSSVVTPHYSSVSGTSSSTSSGSSSSSSGGYSWG; translated from the coding sequence ATGGTAAGTAAGAAAGGATCTACTTGGCTCAAGGTAGTTATAATTGCTCTAACTGTCCTAATATTGGCAGTAGGCGGGGCATTCATGGCCGTGGCTTTGAGCCATAGTTCTGTTGTAACTCCTCATTACAGCAGTGTAAGTGGCACCTCCTCTAGCACCAGCTCAGGGAGCTCCTCAAGCTCTTCAGGAGGTTACTCGTGGGGTTGA